A stretch of the Actinomyces faecalis genome encodes the following:
- a CDS encoding MMPL family transporter, which yields MLTWLARRLLKDAWIVVAVWAGLAVLLAALALTGFGGKGLFDRLETSSAIIGGTESAQGEEIISTLTGDGQTVSLLVTGVDISEDSTQEAVAAALEPVHKELGALVGPTNVLDPFVVPGMLEQPAARVLASKDLDGFLLIVTVDPNGEEVASDEGTEYQENVDKLVRQVEDRLAQVPDELHAISPDAHGIVSDDRLLAAAVNDQVEADLVRGELIALPLTLLVMVLVFGGFLAAGMPVLGALSSIAGSFGVLWLTSLLVDLQSFVVNIVSVIGLGLSIDYALLITSRYREELAGLSAQTHEPAEGGRIRRRRRSRRSGPLAEAMTTTVTTAGRTVLFSGLTVAISLFSLLLMGTDVLRSIAVASIAVVLIAVAAALTLVPAALVLLGERLQRPSPLRHLRVLGTIQRHLGDVTRQEGFFSRLARAVHRVPWLVLTACVILLLVLALPARSMHMLTSTTELLPSASDQRTYLAVLQEDYPAARQQDATLIIAATGQEVTTFINDQVATAPGVEAVLQSATAGQYTVVYLDLAGDGTQASSEEAVQAVRDLAAPADTWVTGQAASQVDFRSAVLDGLPWVVAVIALATFVLLFLMTGSVLVPLKALAMNALSLAASVGVVVWVFQEGHLTGLLGFTPIGGVEAYVVVTAVGVGFGLAMDYEVFILARIKEYWDAGCDNDTAVERGLQHSGRVVTSAALIMVLVFLGFVGGDLLVIKQVGLALAVIVALDATVVRMLLVPATMTLLGRWNWWAPAPMRRLYERYGIKH from the coding sequence ATGCTCACCTGGCTCGCACGACGTCTGCTCAAGGACGCCTGGATCGTCGTCGCGGTCTGGGCCGGTCTCGCGGTCCTGCTCGCGGCCCTGGCGCTGACCGGCTTCGGAGGCAAGGGGCTCTTCGACCGTCTGGAGACCAGCTCGGCGATCATCGGCGGAACCGAGTCCGCCCAGGGTGAGGAGATCATCTCCACCCTGACCGGGGACGGTCAGACAGTCAGCCTCCTGGTCACTGGGGTCGACATCTCTGAGGACAGCACCCAGGAAGCCGTGGCTGCGGCGCTGGAACCGGTGCACAAGGAGCTGGGGGCCCTGGTGGGGCCGACCAATGTCCTGGACCCCTTCGTCGTGCCAGGAATGCTGGAGCAGCCGGCTGCCAGGGTCCTGGCGTCCAAGGACCTCGACGGATTCCTCCTCATCGTCACGGTGGACCCCAACGGTGAGGAGGTGGCCTCCGATGAGGGCACCGAGTACCAGGAGAATGTGGACAAGCTCGTCAGGCAGGTGGAGGACCGCCTGGCACAGGTGCCCGATGAGCTGCACGCCATCAGCCCCGACGCGCACGGCATCGTCTCTGACGACCGCCTCCTGGCGGCTGCCGTCAACGATCAGGTCGAGGCTGACCTCGTGCGCGGCGAGCTCATCGCCCTGCCGCTGACCCTGCTGGTGATGGTGCTCGTCTTCGGCGGCTTCCTGGCGGCGGGGATGCCTGTGCTGGGGGCCCTGTCCTCGATCGCGGGGTCCTTCGGGGTCCTGTGGCTGACCTCCTTGCTCGTCGACCTGCAGTCCTTCGTGGTCAACATCGTCAGCGTCATCGGGCTGGGTCTGTCCATCGACTACGCGCTTCTCATCACCTCGCGCTACCGCGAGGAGCTGGCGGGACTGAGCGCCCAGACGCACGAGCCGGCGGAGGGGGGCAGGATCCGGCGTCGGCGCCGCAGCCGCCGTAGCGGTCCGCTGGCCGAGGCCATGACGACGACGGTCACCACCGCCGGGCGGACGGTCCTCTTCTCCGGCCTGACGGTCGCGATCTCCCTGTTCTCGCTGCTGCTCATGGGCACCGACGTCCTGCGCTCCATCGCCGTCGCCTCGATCGCCGTCGTCCTGATCGCCGTCGCTGCTGCCCTCACCCTGGTACCAGCGGCCCTCGTGCTGCTGGGCGAGCGGCTGCAACGGCCCTCACCCTTGAGACACCTGAGGGTCCTCGGCACTATCCAGCGCCACCTTGGGGACGTGACCCGTCAGGAGGGCTTCTTCTCCCGGCTGGCGCGCGCCGTCCACCGCGTGCCGTGGCTGGTGCTGACCGCCTGCGTCATCCTGCTGCTCGTGCTGGCCCTACCGGCGCGCTCGATGCACATGCTGACCTCCACCACTGAGCTGCTGCCGAGCGCCTCGGACCAACGCACCTACCTCGCCGTCCTCCAGGAGGACTACCCGGCGGCCCGGCAGCAGGACGCCACCCTCATTATCGCTGCGACCGGGCAGGAGGTCACGACCTTCATCAACGACCAGGTGGCCACCGCTCCCGGTGTCGAGGCGGTCCTCCAGTCCGCTACCGCCGGCCAGTACACGGTGGTCTACCTGGACCTGGCCGGGGACGGGACCCAGGCCTCCTCCGAGGAGGCTGTCCAGGCCGTGCGCGACCTGGCCGCTCCGGCTGACACCTGGGTGACCGGCCAGGCAGCCAGCCAGGTCGACTTCCGCTCCGCGGTGCTGGACGGCCTGCCCTGGGTCGTGGCGGTCATCGCGCTGGCGACCTTCGTCCTGCTCTTCCTCATGACCGGCTCCGTCCTGGTCCCGCTCAAGGCACTGGCGATGAACGCGCTGTCCCTGGCGGCCTCGGTCGGCGTGGTGGTGTGGGTCTTCCAGGAGGGCCACCTGACAGGGCTGCTCGGCTTCACCCCGATCGGGGGCGTGGAGGCCTATGTCGTGGTGACCGCCGTGGGTGTGGGTTTCGGCCTGGCGATGGACTACGAGGTCTTCATCCTGGCGCGGATCAAGGAGTACTGGGACGCTGGCTGTGACAACGACACCGCTGTCGAGCGCGGGCTGCAGCACTCGGGCCGTGTCGTGACATCGGCTGCACTCATCATGGTGCTGGTCTTCCTCGGCTTCGTGGGCGGGGACCTGCTCGTCATCAAGCAGGTCGGTCTGGCCCTGGCCGTCATCGTCGCGCTGGACGCCACGGTGGTGCGCATGCTGCTCGTGCCCGCCACCATGACCCTGCTAGGCCGGTGGAACTGGTGGGCGCCGGCTCCGATGCGTCGCCTCTACGAGCGCTACGGCATCAAGCACTGA
- a CDS encoding L-threonylcarbamoyladenylate synthase — translation MSRYIELHPVNPQARLVSKVVDTLDDGGLVAYPTDSGYALACAPGNKEGLDRIRAIRQLDDKHNFTFVCADFAQAGPLAIVGNNAFRLIKRLTPGPWTFILKGTKEVPRMTLNPKKHTLGVRIPDHAITQALVAGFGAPILSSTFIRPGNDEPETSGWEIEDALGHLIDVVIEGPVTSTEPTTVVDLTSDVPEVAREGAGDVSLI, via the coding sequence ATGTCGCGCTACATCGAGCTCCACCCGGTCAACCCGCAGGCCCGTCTGGTGTCCAAGGTCGTGGACACGCTTGACGACGGCGGCCTGGTCGCCTACCCCACGGACTCCGGCTACGCGCTGGCCTGCGCACCGGGGAACAAGGAGGGGCTTGACCGCATCCGTGCCATCCGTCAGCTCGATGACAAGCACAACTTCACCTTCGTGTGCGCCGACTTCGCCCAGGCCGGGCCGCTGGCGATCGTGGGCAACAACGCCTTCCGCCTCATCAAGCGCCTGACGCCGGGGCCGTGGACCTTCATCCTCAAGGGCACCAAGGAGGTCCCCCGGATGACGCTCAACCCCAAGAAGCACACGCTGGGCGTGCGCATCCCTGACCACGCCATCACCCAGGCGCTCGTGGCCGGCTTCGGCGCCCCGATCCTGTCCTCGACCTTCATCCGGCCCGGCAACGACGAGCCTGAGACCAGCGGCTGGGAGATCGAGGACGCCCTGGGCCACCTCATCGACGTCGTCATCGAGGGACCGGTGACCTCCACCGAGCCGACGACGGTGGTGGACCTGACCAGCGACGTCCCTGAGGTCGCTCGCGAGGGCGCCGGGGACGTCAGCCTGATCTGA
- a CDS encoding ABC transporter ATP-binding protein yields MTSPSFHQPAPEPLGEASPPTLALQDVEIAFTRRDGSRLSVVSGFCLEVSAGEIVCLAGRSGCGKTSVLRTACGLLRPLAGQVRWEGRLLPWQAPGRLAATRSGFLGLVSQDNPGLEELSAVDNVTLGLAPHLRGRGRRQRTLARHKALVLLDRLGISDPGARLGRMSGGERQRVSLARAVLADPRLLCLDEPTSALDSASTQLVLELVHDQAHHGCAILLASHDPLVTQIADRVIEIPA; encoded by the coding sequence GTGACTAGCCCGTCCTTTCACCAGCCAGCCCCTGAGCCACTCGGGGAAGCAAGTCCTCCCACCCTCGCCCTCCAGGACGTCGAGATCGCCTTCACCAGGCGCGATGGCAGCCGCCTGAGCGTGGTCTCCGGCTTCTGTCTGGAGGTGTCAGCAGGCGAGATCGTCTGCCTGGCTGGACGCTCGGGCTGCGGCAAGACGAGCGTGCTACGCACCGCCTGCGGCCTGCTACGCCCCTTAGCTGGTCAGGTCCGGTGGGAGGGAAGGCTCCTGCCCTGGCAGGCGCCGGGGCGCCTGGCTGCCACACGCAGCGGGTTCCTCGGCCTGGTCTCCCAGGACAACCCCGGTCTGGAGGAGCTCAGCGCAGTCGACAACGTCACGCTAGGACTAGCCCCGCACCTGCGAGGCCGGGGCCGCAGGCAGCGCACCCTGGCTCGTCACAAGGCACTGGTCCTGCTTGACCGCCTCGGTATCAGTGACCCGGGGGCACGACTGGGACGCATGTCCGGAGGGGAACGTCAGCGTGTGAGCCTGGCACGGGCAGTGCTGGCCGACCCGCGCCTGCTGTGCCTGGACGAGCCAACCTCCGCCCTGGACTCAGCCTCCACGCAGCTGGTCCTAGAGCTCGTACACGACCAGGCCCACCACGGCTGCGCCATCCTCCTGGCCTCCCACGACCCGCTGGTCACCCAGATCGCGGACAGGGTCATCGAGATACCCGCCTGA